The Streptomyces achromogenes DNA segment CCACCGACTCCGGGCTGCGTTCCCTGGTGTCGGTCCAGGGGTCGCTGGCCATGTACGCGATCCACGCCTTCGGCTCCGAGGAGCAGAAGGAGGAGTGGCTGCCGCGCCTCGCGGCGGGCACCGCCATCGGCTGCTTCGGACTCACCGAGCCCGACTCCGGCTCCGATCCCGGCAGCATGCGCACCACCGCCCGCCGAGACGGCGACGACTGGCTCCTCGACGGGCGCAAGATGTGGATCACCAACGGCTCGGTCGCCGACGTGGCCGTCGTCTGGGCCCGCACCGAGGACGGCGTACGCGGCTTCGTCGTCCCCACCGACACCCCGGGTTTCTCGGCACCCGCCCTCAAGCACAAGATGTCACTGCGGGCCTCGGTGACCAGCGAGCTCGTGCTCGACTCGATACGACTGCCCGGATCCGCCGTGCTGCCTGAGGTACGAGGACTGCGCGGGCCGCTGTCCTGCCTCAACGAGGCGCGGTACGGCATCGCGTGGGGCGCGATGGGTGCCGCACGGTCGTCGTTCCGGGCGGCGCTGACCTACTCGGGCGACCGGGTCCAGTTCGGCCGCCCGATCAGCTCCTTCCAGCTGACCCAGGCCAAACTGACCGACATGGCACTGGAGCTGGCCAAGGGCACGCTCCTGGCCTTCCACCTGGGCCGCACCAAGGACGACCGAGGTCTGCGCCCCGAACAGGTCAGCTACGGCAAGCTCAACAACACCCGTGCCGCACTGGAGATCTGCCGCACGGCCCGCACCGTCCTGGGCGCCAACGGCATCTCACTGGAGTACCCGGTGATCCGGCACGCCAACAACCTGGAGTCGATCCTCACCTACGAGGGCACCGTCGAGATGCACACCCTCATGATCGGCCAGGCGCTGACGGGGCAGGCGGCATTCCGGTGAGCGGTGCGCCCGGCGCCGACATCCGTCGGGTCGGTGTCATCGGCTGCGGTCTGATGGGCGCGGGCATCGCCGAAGTGTGCGCCCGGGCCGGGCTGGACGTGGTGGTCCACGAGGTGAGTCCGGGCGCGGCCGATGCCGGACGGGTCCGGATCACCGCCTCGCTCGACCGGGGCGTACGGCGCGGCAAGCTCACCGGCGAGGAACACGACGCCGCACTCGCCCGGGTCCGGGTCACCCCCGACCTCACCGAGTTGGCCGACCGGGACCTGCTGGTGGAGGCGGCGACAGAGGATGAGAAGACCAAGGTCGAACTGTTCGCCGAGCTCGACCGGGTCGTCACCCGCGAGGACGCGCTGCTCGCGTCGAACACCTCGTCCCTGCCCATCATGAAACTGGGCATGGCCACCACACGCCCACAGCAGGTGATCGGGGTGCACTTCTTCAACCCGGTCCCGGTACTCGGCCTGGTGGAGATCGTGCCGTCCCTGTTGACGAGCACTCACACCCAACAGCGCGCGGAGGAGTTCGTCACCGACGTGCTCGGCAAGCAGGTGATCCGGTGCCAGGACCGGGCCGGGTTCGTGGTGAACGCCCTCCTGGTGCCGTACCTGCTCTCCGCGATCCGCATGCTGGAGTCCGGCTTCGCCTCCGCGAAGGACATCGACACCGGCATGGTCCTCGGCTGCGCCCACCCCCTGGGCCCGCTGAGACTGGCCGACCTGATCGGCCTGGACACCCTCGCCGCCATCGCCGACGCGATGTACACCGACTTCAAGGAACCGCTGCACGCCGCGCCTCCGCTGCTGCTGCGCATGGTGGAGGCCGGCCTGCTCGGACGAAAGTCCGGGCGCGGCTTCCACGACTACTCGGAATCGAAGAAGGGCGACTGACCTCATGGCGCAGGAAGTACGTGGCGTGATCGCACCGGGCAAGGGCGAGCCGGTGCGGGTGGAGACGATCGTCATGCCCGACCCAGGGCCCGGGGAGGCGGTCGTACGTGTCCAGGCGTGCGGGGTGTGTCATACCGACCTGCACTACAAACAGGGCGGGATCAGCGACGAGTTCCCCTTCCTGCTCGGCCATGAGGCGGCGGGCGTGGTGGAGTCGGTCGGCGAGGGCATCACCGATGTGGCGCCCGGGGACTTCGTGATCCTCAACTGGCGTGCGGTGTGCGGGCAGTGCCGCGCCTGTCTGCGGGGGCGCCCGTGGTTCTGCTTCGACACCCGCAACGCCGAGCAGAGGATGACCCTCGCGGGCAGCGGCCGGGAGCTGTCTGCGGCCCTCGGTATCGGTGCCTTCGCCGAGAAGACCCTGGTCGCCGCCGGGCAGTGCACCAAGGTCGACCCGGCGGTCGCCCCGCAGGTGGCCGGGCTCCTCGGCTGCGGCGTGATGGCCGGCATCGGTGCCGCCATCAACACCGGCGGCGTCGGCCGCGGTGACAGCGTCGCCGTCATCGGCTGCGGGGGTGTCGGCGCCGCGGCGATCGTCGGCTCACACCTGGCGGGCGCGGCGAAGATCATCGCGATCGACATCGACGAGCGGAAACTGGAGACGGCCCGCACCATGGGCGCCACCCATACCGTCAACGCCAAGGAGATCGACCCCGTCGAGGCGACCCGTGAGCTGACGGGCGGCTTCGGCGCCGACGTGGTCATCGAGGCCGTGGGCCGCCCGGAGACGTACAAGCAGGCGTTCTACGCACGCGACCTCGCCGGCACCGTCGTCCTCGTCGGCGTCCCCACACCCGAGATGAAGCTCAAACTACCGCTGCTGGACGTCTTCGGTCGCGGCGGGGCGCTCAAGTCCTCCTGGTACGGCGACTGCCTGCCCTCCCGCGACTTCCCCATGCTCATCGACCTGCACCTGCAAGGCCGCCTGCCGCTGGAGAAGTTCGTCACCGAGACCATCCAACTGGGCGAGGTGGAGTCTGCGTTCCAGCGGATGCATCACGGCGACGTGCTGCGCTCGGTGGTGGTGCTGTGACGATGGGGCTCTGCCGGGGGCCACCCCAGGACGACCCCAGCGCGGGAGCGCCATCCCAGCACCCGAGGGCTCAGACACCCCTCGGCACTCCTATGCGGCTTGCCCGCAGGCGCCCGCGCTTGTCTTCTCCGAGAGCTGGGCGCCATGTCGAGGGGCACGGGCCGCACGCCGGGTCGGTGAACATCGGCGAGTACCAGCGCGTCTCAGGGCCGGATAAACGGGCTGCGCAGCTCCGGCGGCGCCAGCAGGGCGCCGCGGCGGCGGGATCGTTCCAGCCAGTCGACGCGTGTCTGGCGGGCCAGGGGGAGCGCGTGCACGACCGGCCGGGGCAAGTAGTACTGGAAGTTCCCGCCCCGTGCCCGTCAGAGGGTGCGGGGCCCTCTCACCGCTGCCCGCCTCATTCCCTTGCTGTTACAGGGGCACGGCTACGTCGGTCGCATCAACTTTGTGGCCAGCTTCACCATGTAGACCGAGTTCGATCACGGCACACAACATCGTCGTGCTCCTGCCACTACAGGCACCAGGGCGCCGCGGTGGAAATAGGGCTTGATCGCTTCCGGCTGTCGGAGACTGAGGGCTGCCGCTGTTGCTCATGGCGGACACGGCCGGCTCCTGAGGAAGCGGTCCTGGACGACTAGGCCGACAGACGATGCCTGATCCTTCAGGACGATGCTTCTACCGGTGGGCGCACCATGTCACCGGGGTAACTGCAATCCCCTGACATTTCGTCGGGTTCAGGGACGTATGTAAATCCGAGCTTAAGCCACACTCCGTACAGCTCCCGGTCCCACGCAGACAAGATGATCTCTTGATCGGGCACCCGAGCAAACAACTCATCGACCAAAGCTCGTGCCACTCCCCTTTGTCGGAACTCGGGAGAAACGTGGAGCTCATAAAGCCTGACGTAGCCGGGCTCGCCGCCTGCCGCGCGCTGCAGACTGGAGTGAAGCCATCCCATACGCACGTCTTGGTCGGAATCCTCTGCGATCAGGGCGTGCAGCGCCTCCGCCAGGGAGGCGGCCCCCTCCTGCTTCTCGACGGTGACCGTCCAGCCCTCGGTGTTGTTGCTCATCCAT contains these protein-coding regions:
- a CDS encoding acyl-CoA dehydrogenase family protein; this translates as MHTPHSPRPADPLDLLELDSLLTPDERAVRDAVRTFCDRRVEPHIAEWFEQGEIEDIRGLTKELGELGLLGMHLEGYGCAGMSAVDYGLACLELEATDSGLRSLVSVQGSLAMYAIHAFGSEEQKEEWLPRLAAGTAIGCFGLTEPDSGSDPGSMRTTARRDGDDWLLDGRKMWITNGSVADVAVVWARTEDGVRGFVVPTDTPGFSAPALKHKMSLRASVTSELVLDSIRLPGSAVLPEVRGLRGPLSCLNEARYGIAWGAMGAARSSFRAALTYSGDRVQFGRPISSFQLTQAKLTDMALELAKGTLLAFHLGRTKDDRGLRPEQVSYGKLNNTRAALEICRTARTVLGANGISLEYPVIRHANNLESILTYEGTVEMHTLMIGQALTGQAAFR
- a CDS encoding S-(hydroxymethyl)mycothiol dehydrogenase; amino-acid sequence: MAQEVRGVIAPGKGEPVRVETIVMPDPGPGEAVVRVQACGVCHTDLHYKQGGISDEFPFLLGHEAAGVVESVGEGITDVAPGDFVILNWRAVCGQCRACLRGRPWFCFDTRNAEQRMTLAGSGRELSAALGIGAFAEKTLVAAGQCTKVDPAVAPQVAGLLGCGVMAGIGAAINTGGVGRGDSVAVIGCGGVGAAAIVGSHLAGAAKIIAIDIDERKLETARTMGATHTVNAKEIDPVEATRELTGGFGADVVIEAVGRPETYKQAFYARDLAGTVVLVGVPTPEMKLKLPLLDVFGRGGALKSSWYGDCLPSRDFPMLIDLHLQGRLPLEKFVTETIQLGEVESAFQRMHHGDVLRSVVVL
- a CDS encoding 3-hydroxybutyryl-CoA dehydrogenase, giving the protein MSGAPGADIRRVGVIGCGLMGAGIAEVCARAGLDVVVHEVSPGAADAGRVRITASLDRGVRRGKLTGEEHDAALARVRVTPDLTELADRDLLVEAATEDEKTKVELFAELDRVVTREDALLASNTSSLPIMKLGMATTRPQQVIGVHFFNPVPVLGLVEIVPSLLTSTHTQQRAEEFVTDVLGKQVIRCQDRAGFVVNALLVPYLLSAIRMLESGFASAKDIDTGMVLGCAHPLGPLRLADLIGLDTLAAIADAMYTDFKEPLHAAPPLLLRMVEAGLLGRKSGRGFHDYSESKKGD
- a CDS encoding GNAT family N-acetyltransferase — its product is MKIRVRDAHPADVEWMSNNTEGWTVTVEKQEGAASLAEALHALIAEDSDQDVRMGWLHSSLQRAAGGEPGYVRLYELHVSPEFRQRGVARALVDELFARVPDQEIILSAWDRELYGVWLKLGFTYVPEPDEMSGDCSYPGDMVRPPVEASS